The following is a genomic window from Flavobacterium crassostreae.
TTGGCTTCTTGAATCATAAAATTATCAATATCCATGTCTAGATTGCCACCCAAATCATCGCTATTTTTGGCAGAAGCATATTGATGGGAATCTCCTAGAATAACAGAACCATCTAATGCTTGTTTAAACAAAATGTGCACACCCCATTTTTTTTCTGAAGATGTGGCGTCTTCCTTTGCTTTAATTTCTTTAAAGGATGGGCATTCATAAAAGGCTTCGTATCTTCGGATGGATAATCCTGTTAGGATAGACCCCTGGAGTTTGTAGTTTGGATTTTGAGGTTTTGTTTGCATCATTTGTAATTTTGAAACTTCAAGATCACTATTAAAAAACAATTCTGGATACAAGGTTTTAAATTCGTTACCATTACATATAATTACTTTTTTGGCCACAAAAACCTCTCTCGAAGCGCTCTCCAAAACTACTCCTGTATCGGTGTTTTGACAACTTAATATGGGCGTATTGGTAATCAATTGTAGCCCTAAATGTTGTTGCATGTACTGCTGAAGCCGGTAGATCATTGTTCTAGGCTCTACGGTTACCTCTTGAGGAAAAAACAATCCTGCTACAACATAATCTGAACGCAAACCAGGATACTTATTCAGACATTGGTCTTTGGTCAGTAAATGCGATTGGTACTCGTTGGATTTGTTAATCTGTGCTAATTCTTCTAAAAGCTGTACTTCTTCTTGATTTGAGGCCAAATAAACCGTTCCGTTTTGTCGGATTGAAAGGTCAAATTGCTCCTGAATTTCTTTATAAATCTGCAAGCTTTCTCTACCATAAGCTTGCCACTTGCTATCCATTCCGGAAGGAACCACTTGCCCAAAATTTTGTATGGTAGCACTTTTGGGCATTTTATCTTTTTCAATAATGGCAACTTTTAAACCTTTTTTTAAGGCGTGAAAAGCGTGAAATGTACCTAGAACGCCTCCGCCCACAACAATTAAATCATATGGTGTATTCATGTTAAACTAATTGATAATTAATATTTTTATTTTGTTTTTTCTTTTTGGTTAAATACACTATTGAACTAGTGGTTACTACAACTCCCATAAAAGCTACTATATAGGCGCCATTTATAAAAAAATCTAACCAAGACAGGCTGGATTGCCCAAAGTTTTTATACAGCAAAACCGAAACGCTTCCTAAATATCCAAAAGCATCTGCTAGGTAAATCAAAAAACCCGCGTTTCCTTTGATTTTAAAAGCGCCTATAAAGCGATCAAAAAACAGGCAATTAAAAGGTACATAACAAATGTATAACCCAAACCCCGAAATTACCATCCAAGCATACGGACTGCATAAACCAGATTGAAATACATAGGTAGAAACACCTATGGCCAACGCTCCAAGCAGGAGTAATAATTGATAAAAAACCAAGGCCTTCATGTTGTCTTTAAAATAAAATGCAGTGGCTAACACCAACAACACAATCAAGGCTACAAAGACCTCTGAGCTAGCAAATACAGATACATCGTTTTTATAGCCTACGCTTTCCCATAGTTCACGAGCAAAATTATCTCTAAAATCTCTAAAAGCAGTTAGATAGGTATAGAACAAAACCCAGAGTGTTATTGGAAACAAAAATTTTAGCAATACTTTTTTGCGGTCTTTACTACTCATGGGGATACGCTCGGA
Proteins encoded in this region:
- a CDS encoding TIGR03364 family FAD-dependent oxidoreductase, whose protein sequence is MNTPYDLIVVGGGVLGTFHAFHALKKGLKVAIIEKDKMPKSATIQNFGQVVPSGMDSKWQAYGRESLQIYKEIQEQFDLSIRQNGTVYLASNQEEVQLLEELAQINKSNEYQSHLLTKDQCLNKYPGLRSDYVVAGLFFPQEVTVEPRTMIYRLQQYMQQHLGLQLITNTPILSCQNTDTGVVLESASREVFVAKKVIICNGNEFKTLYPELFFNSDLEVSKLQMMQTKPQNPNYKLQGSILTGLSIRRYEAFYECPSFKEIKAKEDATSSEKKWGVHILFKQALDGSVILGDSHQYASAKNSDDLGGNLDMDIDNFMIQEAKKIIDLPDYTIQSRWFGTYSQCKNKDVFEHNVGQNIHIITGIGGKGMTGSAGFSKQNITKIFNL
- a CDS encoding DUF5690 family protein, which encodes MSSKKTDIIFVCNASLAAFGAYFCMYAFRKPFSVATFEGLEVLHMDYKILLIIAQVFGYVISKFIGIKIISELRSSQRVWYLLGLIAIAEIALVLFAIIPQPYNILCMFLNGIPLGMIWGIVFSYLEGRKFTEILGVALSTSFIVSSGVVKSAGLYVMDSWGFSQFWMPAITGLLFVIPLVFFSWMLERIPKPTPEDIALRSERIPMSSKDRKKVLLKFLFPITLWVLFYTYLTAFRDFRDNFARELWESVGYKNDVSVFASSEVFVALIVLLVLATAFYFKDNMKALVFYQLLLLLGALAIGVSTYVFQSGLCSPYAWMVISGFGLYICYVPFNCLFFDRFIGAFKIKGNAGFLIYLADAFGYLGSVSVLLYKNFGQSSLSWLDFFINGAYIVAFMGVVVTTSSIVYLTKKKKQNKNINYQLV